In the Malassezia vespertilionis chromosome 1, complete sequence genome, one interval contains:
- the SPT7 gene encoding Transcriptional activator spt7 (COG:B; COG:K; EggNog:ENOG503NXIC; BUSCO:EOG09261476) — MKYLLQAINAHRCDVPLDDAELHRLLTEARRDRDEKEEFQESMERILTELRNYTEHSQAFLARVSKRDAPDYYDVITNPMDLGTMQKKLKSGQYKNKAQFSADLDLIWNNCLVYNASPQHPLRRNATFMRKKSNHLLEFLSEKNDTKDLLSHWHPPSTEQAENVEDTKPAPIVPTPEPVEDVSAAPDPSAAFPVPFAQRNALRRSAENTHVFAEMNPRVALLDAPGAVIDDTLLTTTLTTLGHVQQIGGVDPLGTARGSLSDGEHKRSDAVHAWWAACGSDPMLRAGLPAVPYAGEKPGSSAPELLAARLPMQRPGLPRMIAQNIHVLRRLHHTHQKFFQLAEVVEHELPIPASLGYASEDEDGAGEEEGAAEGAKGEAIQNGAREKSARECDEKNSTPEAMPIDPDTPSLPLPHPSLPTRDENAYPRLPLTYAREQIAWQVQLLLAHAGFDGAQAATVQILTDVTQGYLMGLARTLRVYSDRFASKMRAEDMIQHTLRGASTHVDDLLSYVRVDVERYGVRLREWLRKLQGAYAEQLQNLGRVIEDDGLLAQDGEALTLGHFAESLGDDFFGFRALGLDKELDLAGLSVPSRLFFGNGARSTTVQDGEQNAAPTFPSPMPTVPIVRASLPAQIGLMRPFYSSLLPHSVPEKSSDEVPEEVPEKPRYKVPTSGKLPPRPMYEERPLDKPSAEHSSAKAPPAKRKRAAA, encoded by the exons atgAAG TACCTGCTTCAGGCCATCAATGCACATCGCTGCGATGTGCCGCTTgacgatgcagagctgCACCGGCTTCTTACCGAAGCACGACGCGACAGA GACGAAAAAGAAGAATTCCAAGAGTCGATGGAGCGCATTTTGACCGAGCTGCGAAACTACACG GAACATTCGCAGGCATTCCTCGCGCGTGTCAGCAAACGCGATGCACCGGATTATTACGACG TAATCACAAACCCAATGGATCTCGGGACGATGCAAAAGAAACTCAAGAGCGGGCAGTACAAAAACAAGGCGCAGTTTTCCGCGGACCTTGACCTGATATGGAATAATTGTCTTGTGTAcaatgcatcgccgcaacatccgctgcggcgcaacgcgACATTTATGCGCAAGAAATCGAATCACTTGCTAGAGTTCCTCAGCGAGAAGAACGATACCAAGGATCTACTTAGTCACTGGCACCCTCCAAGCACTGAGCAGGCAGAAAATGTGGAGGATACCAAGCCCGCCCCGATCGTGCCGACGCCAGAGCCCGTCGAAGACGTGTCTGCAGCCCCGGAtccaagcgcagcattcCCAGTACCTTTTGCGCAGAggaatgcgctgcgccgctctgcGGAGAATACACATGTATTTGCCGAGATGAATCCACGTGTGGCGttgctcgatgcgccgggcgcggtAATCGACGATACTTTGCTCACTACGACGCTAACAACGCTCGGGCATGTACAGCAGATTGGTGGCGTAGATCCTCTTGGTACAGCGCGCGGTAGTTTGTCTGATGGCGAGCACAAACGAAGCGATGCGGTGCATGCATGGTGGGCAGCGTGCGGATCCGATCCGATGCTGCGTGCAGGGCTTCCAGCTGTTCCGTACGCGGGCGAGAAGCCTGGATCTAGTGCGCCGGAGCTGCTAGCGGCGCGATTGCCCATGCAGCGTCCCGGTCTGCCCCGCATGATTGCACAGAATATTCATGTTTTGCGCCGACTGCACCACACGCACCAAAAGTTTTTCCAGCTTGCCGAAGTAGTCGAGCACGAGTTGCCGATTCCTGCTTCACTTGGCTACGCTTCCGAGGATGAAGATGGGGCAGGGGAAGAGGAAGGGGCAGCAGAAGGGGCAAAGGGGGAAGCAATCCAAAATGGAGCGCGCGAAAaatccgcgcgcgaatgTGACGAAAAAAACTCGACGCCAGAAGCGATGCCTATAGATCCCGACACTCCATCCCTCCCTCTTCCCCACCCTTCTCTCCCAACCCGCGACGAAAATGCGTACCCACGCCTCCCCTTGACTTACGCACGCGAGCAGATTGCTTGGCAAGTCCAGCTCCTCCTTGCGCATGCAGGCTTTGACGGCGCTCAAGCCGCAACAGTTCAAATCCTTACCGATGTGACGCAAGGGTACCTTATgggccttgcgcgcacACTTCGAGTCTACTCCGACCGATTTGCATCCAAGATGCGTGCAGAAGATATGATCCAGCATACCTTGCGGGGCGCGAGCACCCACGTCGACGACCTCCTATCTTACGTTCGCGTCGATGTTGAGCGCTACGGCGTGCGTCTTCGCGAATggctgcgcaagctgcaagGAGCCTACGCCGAGCAACTCCAGAATTTGGGCCGCGTTATCGAGGACGATggcctgcttgcgcaagatggCGAGGCCCTCACGCTGGGCCACTTTGCCGAGTCACTGGGCGACGACTTTTTTGGAtttcgcgcgctgggccTTGACAAAGAGCTGGACCTTGCTGGCCTCTCTGTTCCCAGCCGCCTCTTTTTCGGCAACGGCGCACGGAGCACCACTGTCCAGGACGGCGAGCAGAATGCAGCACCCACCTTTCCCTCTCCAATGCCCACAGTTCCCATTGTCCGCGCCAGTCTCCCAGCCCAGATCGGCCTTATGCGCCCCTTTTATTCGTCGCTCCTTCCCCACAGCGTGCCGGAAAAAAGCAGCGACGAGGTGCCTGAAGAGGTGCCGGAAAAGCCACGGTACAAAGTGCCGACTAGCGGCAAGCTTCCTCCCCGTCCCATGTACGAAGAGAGGCCCCTCGACAAACCTTCCGCCGAGCACTCGTccgccaaagcgccgcctgcgaagcgcaagcgcgccgcggcgtaG
- the EFG1 gene encoding 18S rRNA maturation protein (COG:A; EggNog:ENOG503P6NT; BUSCO:EOG09264UKL), with protein sequence MRPREDAPKRKAVQSDGQGEMGVNRLKNDITPGQRIDAERRLHALERELESKQQAQKERTLASRYHKVKFFERQKLCRRIAQLRRARNGDVDKKAAKKKLAALQTLRMFLHYVMLFPHDKRYVALFADSSTGEPVAPSEDAPDKAHREAAEFLRRVRKQMKKGVLAAEPERELEERGVRRPARDIAEDSEEEAHEKKADPPRKRPRSATVEGDDFFSM encoded by the exons ATGCGACCAAGGGAGGACGCGCCGAAGCGGAAAGCAGTCCAGAGCGATGGACAGGGCGAGATGGGTGTGAACAGGCTGAAAAAT GACATCACACCTGGTCAGCGGATCGACGCGGAacggcgcttgcatgcgctggagcgcgagtTGGAGAGcaagcagcaagcgcaaaaagagcGCACGTTGGCATCGCGATACCACAAAGTCAAGTTTTTTGAGCGCCAGAAGCTTTGCCGGCGaattgcgcagctgcgcaggGCGCGAAATGGAGATGTCGATAAGAAAGCGGCTAAGAAAAAGCTCGCTGCACTacagacgctgcgcatgtTTTTGCATTACGTGATGCTTTTTCCGCATGACAAGCGGTACGTTGCGCTGTTTGCAGATTCTAGCACAGGGGAGCCTGTAGCGCCAAGCGAAGATGCACCGGACAAGGCACACCGAGAAGCGGCTGAATTTTTGCGACGCGTGCGGAAACAAATGAAAAAAGGCGTCCTTGCTGCTGAGCCGGAGCGCGAGCTTGAAGAGCGCGGTGTGAGACGGCCAGCGAGAGATATTGCAGAAGATagcgaggaagaggcgcACGAAAAAAAAGCCGATCCCCCGCGCAAACGTccacgcagcgccacggTCGAAGGCGACGATTTCTTTTCTATGTAG
- the DED81 gene encoding asparagine--tRNA ligase (COG:J; BUSCO:EOG09261CQG; EggNog:ENOG503NVRS), whose translation MADLVQETAKMSVDAPGEKVYIDERTGSDSQGSGTEAQPYATASAAMLAKGADIQLMTRKDEASPFEPISGAGQKKAKKLYEVAQKKLKKAEGHAAQDKERQAQEQKKLDESKKIVIQPPADAQPPKKIKILQGIDSRDMRVKVCGWVHRLRVQKDLIFMVLRDGTGYLQCVLQGPMTQTYDALTLALESTVEMYGVIKALPEGKTAPDNHELVVDYWKMLGKAPGGDDAITNKISENADPSILADNRHLVIRGETASNVLKVRSAMLSAFRTELHSLGLTEVTPPCMVQTQVEGGATLFKFDYYGEQAFLTQSSQLYLETCLPSLGDAFCIQESFRAEKSHTRRHLSEFTHLESELAFIDFDDLLTHIEQMITGTVDRLLADPKMRTVIMQLNPDFVPPQRPFMRMDYKDAIQYLNEHDILNEEGKPHEIGDDIAEAAERKMTDQLNVPILLHGFPREIKSFYMKRVPGDERFTESVDVLMPGVGEIVGGSMRMSDPDELLAAYKQEGIDPAPYYWYTDQRKYGTCEHGGYGLGVERILAWLTRRWTVREASLYPRWTGRCIP comes from the exons ATGGCCGACCTAGTGCAGGAGACGGCAAAGATGAGCGTTGATGCGCCGGGCGAGAAAG TCTACATCGATGAGCGTACCGGGAGTGATAGTCAGGGCAGCGGCACAGAGGCACAGCCGTACGCGACTGCCTCTGCTGccatgctcgccaaagGCGCCGACATCCAACTCATGACACGCAAGGACGAAGCTTCGCCTTTTGAACCGATATCTGGCGCTGGGCAGAAGAAGGCCAAGAAACTATACGAGGTCGCTCAGAAAAAGCTGAAAAAGGCCGAGGGacatgccgcgcaggaCAAGGAACGTCAGGCGCAGGAGCAAAAGAAGCTCGACGAAAGCAAAAAGATTGTAATCCAGCCGCCTGCAGATGCACAGCCTCCCAAAAAGATCAAGATACTTCAGGGGATCGACAGCCGCGACATGCGCGTTAAGGTGTGCGGCTGGGTGCATCGTCTTCGTGTCCAAAAAGACCTCATCTTCatggtgctgcgcgacggaACAGGCTATCTGCAATGTGTGCTACAGGGGCCCATGACACAGACTTACGATGCACTCACGCTTGCCCTTGAGAGCACTGTCGAGATGTACGGTGTGATCAAGGCGCTGCCGGAAGGCAAGACCGCGCCGGACAACCACGAACTTGTCGTAGACTATTGGAAGATGCTTGGTAAAGCGCCTGGCGGCGACGACGCCATCACAAACAAGATCTCGGAGAATGCCGACCCTTCTATCCTCGCAGACAACAGGCATCTTGTGATTCGCGGCGAGACGGCGTCAAACGTGCTCAAAGTGCGCTCCGCCATGCTTTCTGCTTTCCGCACCGAGCTGCACTCGCTGGGATTGACCGAAGTCACACCTCCGTGCATGGTGCAGACCCAGGTAGAGGGCGGTGCGACCTTGTTTAAGTTTGATTACTATGGCGAGCAGGCGTTCCTTACCCAGAGCTCACAGCTTTACCTCGAGACGTGTCTTCCGAGTCTCGGCGACGCGTTTTGTATCCAGGAGAGTTTCCGTGCAGAAAAGAGCCACACGCGCCGTCATTTGAGCGAGTTTACGCACCTTGAGAGCGAGCTTGCTTTTATCGACTTTGACGACTTGCTCACGCACATTGAGCAAATGATTACCGGCACGGTCGATCGCCTGCTTGCCGACCCAAAGATGCGCACGGTGATTATGCAGCTCAACCCCGACTTTGTACCGCCCCAGCGGCCATTCATGCGGATGGACTACAAAGACGCGATCCAGTATCTGAACGAGCACGACATCCTGAACGAGGAAGGCAAGCCGCACGAGATCGGAGACGATATCGCCGAGGCGGCCGAGCGTAAAATGACCGACCAGCTTAACGTGCCGATTTTGCTGCACGGATTCCCGCGCGAAATCAAATCGTTTTACATGAAGCGGGTCCCGGGCGACGAGCGCTTTACGGAGAGCGTCGATGTGCTTATGCCGGGCGTCGGCGAGATCGTTGGTGGCAGTATGAGGATGTCGGATCCAGACGAGCTTCTCGCGGCGTACAAGCAGGAAGGGATTGATCCAGCGCCGTACTACTGGTACACGGACCAGCGCAAGTACGGGACGTGCGAGCATGGCGGATACGGTCTTGGTGTAGAGCGCATCCTGGCGTGGCTtacgcggcgctggactGTGCGCGAAGCCTCGCTGTACCCACGCTGGACAGGCCGCTGCATTCCGTAG
- the SUB8 gene encoding cerevisin (EggNog:ENOG503NUCW; MEROPS:MER0000356; SECRETED:SignalP(1-22); COG:O), whose protein sequence is MVLVRGILHAVAVASLAALGACAPFSPTDFEPGAVRVSSSRMAPLVHSETAPIEHNYMIVMKPGVSAGSFLVHRDRIGEAQVMTNAIRTREYNTADFSGIKHVFDDAVIQGYAGTFSADVLAYIRDQPEVAYVEQDSQVQITMVPQSDKHVRDQPVSAQRFPWENPFEHVTENGAPWGLARLSHRQPLGLGTFNKYVYESLGGEGVTAYVIDTGINVRHSQFGGRARWGKTIPAGDTDTDEHGHGTHCAGTIGAEKYGVAKKAELVAVKVLRSDGSGAMSDVVAGVLWAVADAQNLTRVMLASPHSQAAKKHRGFVANMSLGGMKSPTLDMAVNGAVEAGMHFGVAAGNENQDACNVSPAGAKRPITVGASTIADKRAYFSNVGPCVDVFAPGLNILSTWNAGPNSINTISGTSMASPHIVGLMAYLLSIYGSDDFGVIKDAPPTPLAQVQQRAWTQTVLGAVQLFVPSLLQPFLRVHLARFSRVESVTTIDSALVPAVMKTALSQLATKGLLEDVDNGTTNKLAYNNATTPINSL, encoded by the coding sequence ATGGTCCTTGTGCGTGGAATCTTGCACGCCGTGGCGGTCGCAtcgctcgcagcgctcggGGCATGTGCGCCCTTCTCACCTACTGATTTTGAGCCCGGAGCTGTGCGTGTATCGAGCTCCAGaatggcgccgctcgtccACAGCGAGACGGCGCCTATCGAGCACAACTACATGATTGTCATGAAGCCCGGCGTGTCCGCCGGGTCGTTTTTGGTACACCGCGACAGGAtcggcgaagcgcaagtgATGACCAATGCCatacgcacgcgcgagtACAACACCGCTGATTTTAGCGGGATCAAGCACGTATTTGATGACGCGGTGATCCAAGGCTACGCCGGTACGTTTTCTGCCGATGTCCTTGCGTATATCCGCGATCAGCCAGAAGTTGCGTACGTTGAACAAGACTCGCAAGTTCAGATTACAATGGTACCGCAGAGCGATAAGCATGTGCGCGATCAGCCGGTctctgcgcagcgcttcccaTGGGAAAATCCGTTTGAGCACGTCACCGagaacggcgcgccgtggggccttgcgcgcctttcGCATCGCCAGCCCCTTGGACTCGGCACGTTTAACAAGTACGTGTACGAGTCTCTTGGTGGCGAAGGCGTCACGGCGTACGTCATCGATACAGGAATCAATGTGCGCCACTCGCAGTTTGGCGGACGTGCACGGTGGGGCAAGACGATCCCTGCCGGAGACACGGATACGGATGAGCATGGGCACGGGACGCACTGTGCCGGGACGATCGGCGCTGAAAAGTACGGCGTCGCTAAAAAAGCCGAGCTGGTGGCGGTAAAGGTGCTGCGTTCCGACGGCAGTGGTGCCATGTCCGACGTCGTCGCTGGCGTACTCTGGGCGGTAGCCGATGCACAGAATTTGACGCGAGTCATGCTTGCCTCGCCGCACTCGCAAGCTGCGAAAAAGCACCGTGGCTTCGTCGCCAACATGTCGCTCGGCGGTATGAAATCCCCCACGCTCGACATGGCGGTCAACGGGGCGGTTGAAGCCGGCATGCACTTTGGCGTGGCAGCTGGGAATGAGAACCAGGATGCGTGCAACGTCTCGCCTGCCGGTGCTAAGCGCCCTATCACGGTGGGCGCGTCTACGATTGCCGACAAGCGTGCCTACTTTAGCAACGTTGGCCCTTGTGTCGACGTCTTTGCACCCGGCCTCAACATTTTGTCAACGTGGAACGCGGGTCCCAACTCGATTAACACCATCTCTGGTACGTCGATGGCGTCGCCGCACATTGTCGGGCTTATGGCCTACCTGCTCTCGATCTACGGCTCGGACGATTTCGGCGTGATCAAAGACGCGCCTCCTACGCCGCTTGCAcaggtgcagcagcgtgcgtggaCGCAGACGGTGCtcggcgcagtgcagctCTTTGTCCCCTCTCTGCTCCAGCCAttcttgcgcgtgcacttggcgcgcttctcGCGCGTGGAGTCCGTCACGACAATCGACAGCGCCTTGGTGCCGGCCGTGATGAAGACAGCGCTTAGCCAACTCGCTACGAAAGGGCTTCTGGAAGACGTGGACAACGGCACGACCAACAAGCTCGCATACAACAACGCGACGACCCCGATAAACAGTTTGTAG
- the PKA1 gene encoding cAMP-dependent protein kinase (EggNog:ENOG503NU4K; COG:T), giving the protein MIAHPVPGAAAQPERVNPLPARKLGGRYKLSDFTFLRTLGTGSFGRVHLVRSQHNQRFYAVKVLRKAHVVKMKQVEHANNEHHVLSIVRHPFLVNLWGTFQDPTFLYLVMDFVPGGELFTLLRQSRRFPQQVAKFYISEVALAIDFLHKHDIIYRDLKPENILLGVDGHLKLIDFGFAKDIAGSNGMCWTLCGTPDYLAPEVIRAQGYNASVDWWSLGVLLFEMLAGYPPFYTEDGNPIKLYEKILAGNIHYPSFFEAGVKDLLSSLLTADLSKRYGNLLRGSRDIFAHMWFAEIDWECLYRKEIPAPYIPNITVDGDASQFEKYPEIDVAEYARTDLPDEFPNMFPEF; this is encoded by the coding sequence ATGATTGCACACCCCGTGcccggcgctgccgcgcagccCGAGCGGGTGAATCCACTTCCGGCGCGCAAACTAGGTGGTCGTTACAAGCTATCTGACTTTAcctttttgcgcacgcttggcaCTGGCTCCTTTGGCCGTGTGCATTTGGTCCGCTCGCAGCACAACCAGCGGTTTTACGCGGTGaaggtgctgcgcaaagcacaTGTTGTCAAGATGAAGCAGGTGGAGCACGCAAACAACGAGCACCATGTTTTGTCGATTGTACGGCATCCATTCTTAGTGAATTTGTGGGGCACTTTTCAGGACCCGACCTTTTTGTACCTCGTCATGGACTTTGTCCCGGGCGGCGAGCTGTTTACGCTCCTGCGTcagtcgcggcgctttcctCAACAGGTGGCCAAGTTTTACATCTCTGAggtcgcgctcgcgatCGACTTTTTGCACAAGCATGATATCATATACCGCGACTTGAAACCTGAAAATATCCTGCTTGGCGTCGACGGCCACCTAAAACTCATCGATTTTGGATTCGCCAAGGATATTGCTGGGTCCAATGGCATGTGCTGGACGCTGTGTGGCACGCCAGACTACCTCGCACCCGAAGTGATCCGTGCTCAGGGCTACAATGCCAGCGTCGATTGGTGGTCGCTCGGCGTCCTCTTGTTCGAAATGCTTGCTGGCTATCCACCATTCTATACCGAGGACGGCAACCCCATTAAGCTTTACGAAAAGATCCTTGCAGGGAACATCCACTACCCTTCTTTCTTTGAGGCGGGTGTTAAGGACTTGCTCAGCTCGCTGCTCACCGCCGATCTCTCAAAGCGCTATGGGAatttgctgcgcggctcgcgcgATATCTTTGCCCACATGTGGTTCGCCGAGATCGATTGGGAGTGTCTGTACCGCAAAGAAATTCCCGCACCGTACATCCCCAACATCACTGTCGATGGCGACGCGAGCCAGTTTGAAAAGTATCCCGAGATCGACGTGGCGGAATATGCACGGACGGACCTGCCCGACGAATTCCCCAACATGTTTCCCGAGTTTTAA